From the Kitasatospora atroaurantiaca genome, the window GCGATGTGGCTGCGTCACGAGCACGCTCTGGCCCGTGCTCTCGCCGACCAGTCCGGCCGGCCGGACGGCGACCTCATCTGCGCCGCCTACGCCCGGTTCACCCTGGAGATCCTCGCGTTCGCCGGCTCCCGCCCCGACCCCGCCGCCGCCATCGACCAGGCCTGTCTCCTGCTCGACCAGGGCTGGACGGCCACGGTCACCCAGCATGACCCCGAATCCGGCAGACCCGCCAACGCCCCGTCCCCAACCGCATAGGCCTGCGAATGGCTTCACGCCGATTTCGAGGACGACCTACGGGCGTTCTACTTCGACGCCTGCGGGTTCAAGCCGACGAACGAACGCAGGTCACATCTCGCTCTGCGCGGGCTCAGCGCACCCGGCCATGGACAGCCGCGAAGCCCCTGGTAGGGCAGGTCTCACCACGACTCCGGCCTGGTTCCTGGTCTCAGTTTTGGTCTCATTCATCGCCGTTCGCGCCGGTTCAAGCGGCTACCCGCCAGCCGGAAAGACACAGGTCAGAACATGGATGGACCCCGCCGGACAGCGCTCAGCAGAATTGGAAAGCGTGTTGGGGGCAACCCCTCACGAGTTCGAATCTCGTATCCTCCGCACCCGCCCGCCAGGGCAGACGAAGGACCCGACCGCACTGCGGCCGGGTCCTTCGTCGTTCCGTGGTTGCCGTTTTGGTTGCAGTTGCCGAGATCCACCGGAAAACGGCTGACTGCACGACCGCGTCTGGCTGGCGGGCCTTGAGACGCGGCGCGTCAGATGCCCTCGACAGGCCCACTGCGGAGCATGCTCACTGATCCGATCAGCTGAGATCTCTCCAGTTGGCCCAGCACGTCGTCAAACGTGACTGGCTTCCGTCGTCGACTGCTGACGATCTCCATGACACAGCCATAGACAACACGGTCGTCCAGATCGATCAAGTCCATGACGAAGTCGTCAGCGGTCTTCTGCTCGATGTCCCACTCGGCTAAGCGCTCGGACGGGAAGTCCTTACTGTTATCGGTGACGATCACTTGCGCGCCTGCCTTGATCGCCGCCGCGAGGACGTGGCGGTCGTTTGGGTCGGGAAGCTTGAGCCCCTCGATCAGAGGCTCGTAGTCGTTAACGATGCAGTCCCGCACGGCTCCGTTCATGCGGCGCCGCAGCTCCGCACGCTTCTCGTCGTCTCCAACGTCGTTGCGGCGGAGCGCAGCCTCCATCTCGTCGAGGATCTGTTCAGTCCACTTGGCTTGGACGATCCCGTGCTGGGCCAACCGGATGAGCAGATCCCGCACCGTGTTCGGGTAGAGCACGTTGGAGTCGTACAGAACGGTGAAGGCCATGTCAGAGCAACCCCAACTCCTCGTCGAAGGCCGTGAGAGAGTCGGCTGCATCCTTGCGCTCGCGATCGTCTCTGCGCTTGTACTCCATGACATCGTTGAACTTGATGCGGCGATGGCGTCCGACCCGCTCGAAGGGGATGTCTCCCTTCTCCAGGAGGCCAATTAGGTAGGGCCTGGAGACGTTGAGCATGTCGGCGGCAACCTGGGTGGACACGATGGCATTTACAGGCATGACCTGCACGCCCTGCCCGTTTGCGAGGGCGGCGAGCATCGCTGCGAACATCTCGACGGTAGGACGGGGCAGGACGAGGGGGTCATCAGGACCGACCTCACCGAGGATGGTGATGTCCGTACTGGCGTCCGTGTTGTGCGCGAGGTAGTCACGGATCCTACGCAGCGCACGTTCGGCACTCTGAGCGTCGACCGTGCCTGGAGCGATCTTCCGGCCTTCCGTGGCAGCTGCCATGGTCGCACCTCCTAGTCCCCTAGTGTAGTCGAAGCATCCGAAGCATTCGAATTATTCGCAATGCCTTCCCGTGTAACGATTCGGCTAAGCACTGGGTACTGCCAGTTCACTCGATCGGAGGAGCAACAGCTGCGTCAGGTCAGCCTTGCCCTGGACGAGCTGCGTCGACCTGCGGCGGGCGAGCACACCCGGTGACGGGCGCCTGGACCGGTCGACCTCATCAAGCAGGGTGAGACCAATCCCCTCCGGCGCGGTCAAGTTCATCGACGCTCCCTCACGGCGATCCGTGGGCCAACAAGGGTGAACCCGGGTCCGAGTCGACCGGCGCGTGGTTGCAGTTTTGGTTGCATTCACCCCCGTCCAGCGCCGTTCAGAGCCTGGCTATTGAACCGCTCCGCCGCAGGTCAGGATACCTACACCCGCCCCTGAACGGCCGGACGGACAGTTGGAAAGCGTGTTGGAGGCAACCCCTCACGAGTTCGAATCTCGTATCCTCCGCCCCGCCCACCAGGGCAAACGAGGGCCCCGACCGCTCAGCGGTCGGGGCCCTCGTCGTCCGCAGTCTCATCTGTAGTCTCAACCGGCCTTTGCAAGGGGCTGCAAGTCGTCCCCGGCGGCATCCCCGGCGACGTCCTCGGCCACCTCCCGGATGAGGCTGCCCAGGCGCTCTGCGACGTCCTTGAGGATGTCCGACGTCACGCGCTGGCACCTGGCGGCCATCGCGGCAGACGACCAACCCATTACGCGGGGCGTTCCGCCGCTGTTTCGCCGGCCTGCAGTCCGCGGGTGCGGGCGAGAGCGGCCAGCGGCCGTCATCGCTCACCGAGCGCCCCGACCCGCGCGGCTGGACCCACCGGGCGTAGGAAGAGCAGAAGCCCGCCGCAAGCGCGACCGGCTATTCGGCCCCGAGCCGGGCCATCAGGTCGCCGGCCTCCTGGGTGAGGGCGACCGGCAGATCGGCGCCACCGTGGGTGGCGACCTCAACGAAGCCGCCCTCGAACCACCAGAACACCGAGTGGGTCAGCGCGCCCGGAGACTCCGCGAACCCGGCGGCGGCAAAGCGGGCCATGCCGTGCAGCGAGGGGAGCACGCCCAGGTCACGGACGACGTGGAAGGCGAGTGCGTGCCGGTGCGGCAACGCGACCAGGATTCCGTGCGGCGACGGCAGCTCCTCGGTGTAGCGGCCCACAACCTCGTCGAGGATCAGGGCAAGACTCGCGATGAAGTACGAATCGCCCGTAAGGACGTCGAATCGGGTGCCGTTGTCGCCCGTGAGCACCTCGTGCCGGTCAACGTGCACGGCACGGAGGTTCTGGAACGCGCGCTCCCACAGGACCGCCTGGTCGCCCAACTCGGCGAGGGAGTCCTCGGCCAGCAGGTCCACGGTCTCCGGTAGGTCGAGCGCGA encodes:
- a CDS encoding PIN domain-containing protein; its protein translation is MAFTVLYDSNVLYPNTVRDLLIRLAQHGIVQAKWTEQILDEMEAALRRNDVGDDEKRAELRRRMNGAVRDCIVNDYEPLIEGLKLPDPNDRHVLAAAIKAGAQVIVTDNSKDFPSERLAEWDIEQKTADDFVMDLIDLDDRVVYGCVMEIVSSRRRKPVTFDDVLGQLERSQLIGSVSMLRSGPVEGI
- a CDS encoding helix-turn-helix domain-containing protein, with the protein product MAAATEGRKIAPGTVDAQSAERALRRIRDYLAHNTDASTDITILGEVGPDDPLVLPRPTVEMFAAMLAALANGQGVQVMPVNAIVSTQVAADMLNVSRPYLIGLLEKGDIPFERVGRHRRIKFNDVMEYKRRDDRERKDAADSLTAFDEELGLL